In Brassica napus cultivar Da-Ae chromosome A3, Da-Ae, whole genome shotgun sequence, the sequence CTTAAATCACTTCTAAAACACTTGCCAATCAACCCCTAAGTCACATCTTCACTTACCTAGTAGTTTAAGCTCTTCGTTCTTAActaattctattttttgaagACTCCATAAACTTTAGTAGTGTTGCATATTATCTCGAAATTATATATGTGATTTAGTGAATGCTTAGTaggaaaataatataattagttaTGCTTAACGAAGATAATGATCTTTATCACTTTCTGATCTGTGTCAAATGTTAAACTGGTGCACTgagaaatagataaaaattcTCATCACTTTCTATCAAGTCAAACGCAACAAAAGTAAAAACTGACACATGAACAATGGGAAAATATAACACGAGGAAAAGAATTGGCACACACACCTCTGCCAAAAATCATATACAACATCAAAGTTTTCTTCACAtactctttttttaatcaaagcTGATTTTAAATCATCTTGATTAAGTCTCTTAAAAATCAATTTGCTATCAATTTTAAAACCCACTTCTGCTTGCACTCTTCCCTTCAGCATTTCTCACTGCAATGCATTCGAGTTTATTTACCCCCACCAAAAATGAGATGTCTGCTTAACCACCAACTCTAAATCTTTTCTTTGCTTCTGTGACCTGCTTCTAAAGCATTGGCCCTGTAGCTTTTTACTTACTCTCATCAAGGGTTCACGTTACAGTCACTCAAGAATCGATCTTCCCGATTCAGATGCTTTCTCCAATAGGTTTTGTACTGTGGGATTCCCAGCTCTAGCCATGGCTTCATGTTCCCATTGTAGTGCAAAGTGGCTGCGTTTTTTATCGTTTGGGTATTGATGTAGTAGTCATAACCAAGCCCTGATAGAGCCCATTTGTCGTCAAGAGTATAAACTTTGTCTTGAAACGTAAGCAAACTTGCTTGCAGTGCAATTGCTTCTCTCGACTCACCTCCACCACTCATCTGCTGCGCATAGAATAGAAAGCCATCGCTCAGAAACATACAAAATCACCTCATATCTATTCTAGGTTTTTCAGAAACTGACCTGCTTGTAAAATTTCTGGTACGTTTCTGAAACTCCCAGTTCCCTCCATCTAGCAAGATCAATGACATTCAATCCGGACATCCAGAGACAAGCGTTAGCATCAAAACTTCCTCCCTTGAGACTCTTTAGCTGACCCAACCTCACAGAGCACTCCTTCACTGCGCCATTCACTTTTCCTTCCATATCAAGCTCCCAAAGAGGAGACAAGTCTCGCTGGACTACAACGTCATGATCCAGAATCACAACTTTTTTCAACTTGTGAAATATCTTTGGGAGGAGATAGTGAGATTGAGAGAACAGAGATAAGTAGTGCGTTCGTTTCCCTTGTGACGCCAAATTGTCACCGCTGAGGAAGGAGACACGGAACTCCGCAGGCAAAGAAAGCTTCACATCAGAATTGTCCAGCTCGAGTTTTTCAATATTCAATACTTGAATAGCCGCTTGTTTGCAGGGATTCCTGATAAACCATTGTTTCATCGCAAAGTAATTCTGCTCGTTTGTCAATacatggaaaacaaagtttttacTTTCCTGAAACATCAACAACCAACCAAGAGTTAGATATAAAGGTTCTATGACTGCatgaaaaaatagaaacacaaagtAAAGGAAACTGGATTTGATACATTACCCTTGCGTGTAAAACAGTTGAGTTGATAACAACGGAAGATGCAAGTATATTGTCGGAGATGATAACAAAGTGAAGCAATGAGGGATCTGAAAATTTCTCATTGTCCTCAACATCAACTGAACCTGACTTGAAATACTCCACAGTTAGTCTCATTGACAAGCAATGAAGACTCTTAGGCATTGTATGCACTGCAAGCTGGTAGAGGAACACACTCTGTTTCATGTGGAAAGTAGCTTCATCTTCAGTCAAATCTAGGATCTGTCTCAGTTTCTTGTCAACATTGTTACAGTCGACTGGAAAAGACTTTGCCTTTGAAATTACAGCTTCCATCTTCTCAAACTTTTTATCAACCCTGACAGATCAGTGGAACGAGATGGACAATAAGTACGATTAAGGGAAACTAACATATGACTCTATACATAAAACCTTCATCTCAAAGAGAACAAACAACATGCTCTCCAATCATCTAGTGCATTATTCTTATGCTGGTTTAAGATATTGGCACAGACAAGTCTTTAAAATAAGAGTATTTTTGGGTGTGATGCACATTGAACAAATGAAGAGTGAAAACTATGACTAAGATTTTCTATAACATACAATGTCTGAAAGCAAGTAAACCACTAGAAAACAGGACGCCCAGTACAACTAGATCCGACTCTACGGGACTAACTATCAGTACAAACATGATTAAACCAAACTGGTAAAGAACTTACTGTGGTGGAAGATCAGCATCTGCTGAACTTACAATAAGAATACGCTCAAACTCTTggatattttgtttcatatctCGAGTCAACTTGCTTTGAGAAGGCATTTTAGCAATACTTGGATAGTATGCCCTAGCCACAAATAGGAGGTCCTTCATGTGCTTCACCTTAGCATCTTTCATGGGTTCCTTATTTTCCTCCCTCCAGAGGCAGTAGCTCCCATATTTCACCTGACAAGTTCTCTGAGTTTCATCAGCATTTACTGTTTCCCCCTGAACACCTTTGTGCGAGACTTCggtttttgttttctgtttacAGAATAAGGTTAGCTTGAGACGACTGGTGAGAGAGACAAAAAAGACTACTACAGAAACCACGTAATCATTCGTACATTAACAGGGCTTGGGTTGGCAACAACAGCTGGGGACACGGGTAATCCTGCGGATTAAATGAGGACAAGACGTAAAGTTGCggtcaaaaacaaaataaaatactgGGAGAGGAATTTCAAGAAAGTGGAACTTGTATAGTAAACCTCTGTTTTTAGAATCACTGATGCTTGTCCTATTCATATCTCTGGGAACCACGTTTATGTCGATTTTCTAGCATGTGaaacaggaaaaaaaaagcGTTAGTATAAAAAGGGTTACAAACACATCTCACACACAGAACAAATTCTATACCTCGCCCAACACAGATTGAGATACATAAAGCAACATAATTCATGAATGTATTTCAGCTTCCCGGTCACATGAGatagtcaaacaaaaaaaatcactcaTTCATCTAATTTTGTACCCCTTAAACAACATCACACAAAAGAATGCAAGATATAACAAGTGACTGACTAACTACAGGTTTGTTTGCTGggccaaaaaaaagttttaagatTCACTAATTAACTACGGGGCATCTTGCATAAGTTTCCATAAGTCAAGCAGGAAGTTTACGCCAAGAACCATGACAGAATACATTCTTCAATGGTGgaaaatcaaacatatatagaCCAGATCTGAATCAAGTGTGTCAACTTGAGAGCAGTGGGTAAGACAATGAAGGGTTCCAACCACAACCATTATGGAGATCTAATTCTCCAGGTATAGGAAAAGATCTAagcttttataaaaagaaaagaactaATCTATTCTACAACACAGAAATGGAACAAGTCAATGCCTTCACTCTACACTGGAAGAATGACAAGAATGGAAACATTAACGCCAAGAACTACTCATTCTTCAACGGTGGAAAATTAAACATTCACAGACCAGATCTGAACTGAACTGAGTGTGAGCAGTAGGTAAGACAATGAAGGGTTCCAATCACTATAAAgatctaatctttttttttgttaaaacaacaacaacaacaactaacCTATACTATAACACATAAATGGAAACAAGTCGATGCCTTTGGACTAACCTTGGGAAGCACTGGATTGATTTTCTGGAGAACCTGATCGACTCTGTTAGATAGATCTCTCTGCAAAATCGAGCAAGGAAGATCAAGAACCAGCATACGAATTAAATCGAAATCAACGAAACGAGGGTAAACAAAATACCTGTGAATGTTTGGTAGCATTGATTCTGCTTCTCTCGAACTGATTTTTCAAAGAAACGTTACTTAAACACATAGAGAAACCCAATTAAAGAAACGTAATAATGCTTACAGGAGAAGAAGGCTGGAGAGTGACGATTCCTGAAGCAGCAAATAAGAGCAGAGATGAGAATAGATCTGAAAAGAGAGATCTGAAGCGTGAAGGACAAGAAAGTACCTGGAGAGTGAAAGCTGTTGTGGAGGCCGAGCAAGAAAGCAAGAGGAACCAGCATTGAGAGGATTACGAGAACCAACACTCCAATCACCAGAACTTTCCACCGGCGCTTTCCTCCTCCGCCGCCTC encodes:
- the LOC106438139 gene encoding probable galacturonosyltransferase 7 isoform X1, with product MKGGGVGGGGGGGGGGKRRWKVLVIGVLVLVILSMLVPLAFLLGLHNSFHSPGIVTLQPSSPFERSRINATKHSQRDLSNRVDQVLQKINPVLPKKIDINVVPRDMNRTSISDSKNRGLPVSPAVVANPSPVNKTKTEVSHKGVQGETVNADETQRTCQVKYGSYCLWREENKEPMKDAKVKHMKDLLFVARAYYPSIAKMPSQSKLTRDMKQNIQEFERILIVSSADADLPPQVDKKFEKMEAVISKAKSFPVDCNNVDKKLRQILDLTEDEATFHMKQSVFLYQLAVHTMPKSLHCLSMRLTVEYFKSGSVDVEDNEKFSDPSLLHFVIISDNILASSVVINSTVLHARESKNFVFHVLTNEQNYFAMKQWFIRNPCKQAAIQVLNIEKLELDNSDVKLSLPAEFRVSFLSGDNLASQGKRTHYLSLFSQSHYLLPKIFHKLKKVVILDHDVVVQRDLSPLWELDMEGKVNGAVKECSVRLGQLKSLKGGSFDANACLWMSGLNVIDLARWRELGVSETYQKFYKQQMSGGGESREAIALQASLLTFQDKVYTLDDKWALSGLGYDYYINTQTIKNAATLHYNGNMKPWLELGIPQYKTYWRKHLNREDRFLSDCNVNP
- the LOC106438139 gene encoding probable galacturonosyltransferase 7 isoform X2; the protein is MKGGGVGGGGGGGGGGKRRWKVLVIGVLVLVILSMLVPLAFLLGLHNSFHSPGIVTLQPSSPFERSRINATKHSQRDLSNRVDQVLQKINPVLPKKIDINVVPRDMNRTSISDSKNRGLPVSPAVVANPSPVNKTKTEVSHKGVQGETVNADETQRTCQVKYGSYCLWREENKEPMKDAKVKHMKDLLFVARAYYPSIAKMPSQSKLTRDMKQNIQEFERILIVSSADADLPPQVDKKFEKMEAVISKAKSFPVDCNNVDKKLRQILDLTEDEATFHMKQSVFLYQLAVHTMPKSLHCLSMRLTVEYFKSGSVDVEDNEKFSDPSLLHFVIISDNILASSVVINSTVLHARESKNFVFHVLTNEQNYFAMKQWFIRNPCKQAAIQVLNIEKLELDNSDVKLSLPAEFRVSFLSGDNLASQGKRTHYLSLFSQSHYLLPKIFHKLKKVVILDHDVVVQRDLSPLWELDMEGKVNGAVKECSVRLGQLKSLKGGSFDANACLWMSGLNVIDLARWRELGVSETYQKFYKQMSGGGESREAIALQASLLTFQDKVYTLDDKWALSGLGYDYYINTQTIKNAATLHYNGNMKPWLELGIPQYKTYWRKHLNREDRFLSDCNVNP